In Nostoc edaphicum CCNP1411, the sequence ACTCGTGATTCTTTAGGATGTCAATGAAACGTGTTGGTGTAATTGGTGGTGGACAACTTGCCTGGATGATGGCGGATGCAGCACAGAAGCTAGGAGTAGAATTAATAGTACAAACTCCAAGCGTTCACGACCCGGCCGTGTCAATCGCTCAGGAAACTGTTTTCGCGCCAGTTGATGATGCAAGTGCTACAGAAATATTAGCTAAAAAATGCGATGTCATCACCTTTGAAAACGAATTTGTTAACCTGCAAGCTTTATCTGGTTTAGCACAGCAAGGCGTTTGTTTCCGTCCAAAATTAGAAGCTTTAGCTCCTCTTTTAGATAAATATCATCAGCGTTGCTATTTACGCGACTTGGACTTACCAGTTCCTCAATTTTTCGCCCTTGACGAGGTGGAAAATATCAAATCAAAAATAGAATATCTAGGTTTTCCAGTAGTTTTGAAATCTCGCCGTCATGGTTATGATGGTCAAGGTACTTTCATAATTCAGGATTTTGCTATTTTAGAACAAAAGTTAAGTGATGAAAGCACAACAAAGACTTTAAATCAATCACTATTCTTGTTAGAAGAATTTGTCCCTTTTGAAAGAGAACTAGCAATAATTGCAGCTCGTTCTGTGGAGGGAGAAATTGTCACTTACCCAGTAGTGGAAACCCAACAAGAACAACAAGTGTGTCGGCGGGTGATTGCACCAGCCGAGATTACGCCCAATCAAGTAGCAGAAATCCAAGCGATCGCACATACTCTATTAAATAGCCTAGAAGTAGTGGGAATTTTTGGAATTGAGCTATTTCTCAGGGCTGATGGCAAAATCCTGGTAAATGAAATTGCGCCCCGTACCCACAATTCTGGGCATTTTTCTCTTGACGCTTGCGAAACTTCTCAGTTTGAGCAACACCTCAGAGCCGTTTGTGGTTTACCTTTAGGAAATCCAGCTTTGCAGTGTACTGGTGCTGTGATGGTCAACCTGCTGGGGTATGAAAATTCTCACAGCGACTACCAAAGCCAGCGTCAACAAATAGCGGAGATTCCCCAAGCGCATGTTCACTGGTATGGGAAGACAGAATCACGACCTGGGCGAAAGTTGGGACATGTCACTGTTTTGCTGGATAATCAAAATCAAGAATCGGCGACTGCATACGCCAACGACATCGCCCACACCATAGAATCTATCTGGTATCCCAGGTAAATTGAGCAGAAACTTTTGATATTGAACACACAACATCTTTTGAAAAGCTATAATGAGTGAGTTGCACTACGACGTTGGTGACTGCCATCAAGTTTTTTGATCTATGCCTTTAATGACAAGGGAGTCAACTGTTCTCGTGGCAGTATACCGGGCATGTACCCGGAAACTTTAAACGAGGAATTTAGGTTCCCACCTGGATAAACCCAGGTCATAAACTTAGGTAAAACGGCGTCGCGGTGAACTTAAAATTATTAGCTCCCAAAGTCAGTTAGAATTTGGGAGCTTTAATTATCTAACAGAATTCAGGAGTCAAGAGTCAGAATGGGCTAAACCTTAGCTATCCGCTAACAGAATGAATTCTGTACGAAAAAGTGGATAGCTAAGGTTTAGCGAGTATTTTCGAGTCGTGTCTGAATAACTGGGTTTAAGACCCCACCAAATTGAAAATTTGGTGTGCAACAATTCTATGGCGGATCTGAATCCCCCACTGATTTATTCTGAATTCTGAATTCTGTATTCTTCTTCAATTAAATCAGTTTAAAATAAGCAAACTTGACAGTAAAGATTGCCATGTTTTTGGGAAACCTAGATACTGAGGTTTCAAGAATTAAGCCCTATGGTCAGCATTCCCGGATATCACGTTAGCAAAGAACTCTACAACGGTTCTCGAACCTTGGTTTATCGCGCTAATCGAGAAACTGATCAAAAGTCTGTGGTGATTAAGCTGATGAAAACCGCTTATCCCAGTTTCAGCGAATTGATCCAGTTTCGCAACCAGTTCACCATCGCCAAAAATTTGAATCTACCTGGAATCATCCAAACCTATAGTCTGGAACCCTATCAGAATGGCTATGTGTTAGTGATGGAAGACTTTGGGGGAATTTCTCTAAAGCAGTGGCAAGATAGAAAAGAGAATAGAAGAATAGGGGAAACACCACAAGCTCTCATTGAGTTTTTACAAATAGCGATCGCACTGTGCAATACATTAGATATTCTAATTCGTTCTCGGATCGTTCACAAAGATATTAAACCTGCCAATATTTTAATTCATCCAGAAACTAAAGAAGTTAAGTTAATTGACTTTAGTATTGCATCTTTATTGCCACGAGAAACTCAAAGCCTCATGAGTCCTAATGTATTAGAAGGGACACTTGGCTATTTGTCTCCAGAGCAAACTGGAAGAATGAATCGGGGGATTGATTACCGGACTGATTTTTATTCTCTGGGTGTAACTTTTTACGAATTACTAACAGGGCAATTACCATTTCAATCACACGAACCAATGGAATTGGTACATTGTCATATTGCCAAACTTCCACCACTTTTAGGGGAGAGGGGACAGGGGACAGGGAATAGGCAAGAGATTCCTCAAGTTCTCTGTGACATTGTGATGAAATTGATGGCGAAAAATGCTGAAGACCGCTATCAGAGCGCATTAGGACTGAAATATGATTTAGAAAATTGTTTAGCTCAACTCAAGGAGACGGGGAAAATTGTAAGTTTCCCAATTGCTCAACGGGATGTGTGCGATCGCTTTATTATCCCAGAAAAACTCTATGGTCGCGAGCATGAAGTTGAAACTCTGCTCAAAGCATTTGAACGCGTTACCAACCCCCCTGAATCCCTTACCAAGGGGGGACTAAGGGGGGTAGAATTAATGTTGGTAGCTGGTTTTTCTGGTATCGGTAAAACAGCAATTGTTAACGAGGTTCACAAACCGATTGTCCGACAGCGGGGCTACTTCATTAAAGGCAAATTTGACCAATTTAATCGGAATATTCCCTTCTCTGCTTTTGTGCAGGCTTTTCGAGACTTAATGGGACAATTACTAAGTGAAAGTGATGTCCAATTGTCAACTTGGAAAAATAAAATTTTACAAGTGCTGGGGGATGAGGGGCAAGTCATTCTTGAGGTAATTCCTGAACTAGAACAAATTATTGGTCAACAACCACCTGCAACGGAACTTTCACAGAGTGCAGCCCAGAATCGCTTCAATTTACTCTTTCAAAAGTTCATTCAGATATTCACCACAAAAGAACATCCATTAGTAATTTTCCTCGATGATTTGCAGTGGGCTGATTCTGCATCACTCAAATTTATACAGTTGTTGATGAGCGAGTCAGGAAGTGGCTCTTTACTTTTAATTGGGGCTTATCGAGACAATGAAGTATCTACCGCGCATCAGTTGATGTTGACTTTAGCGGAGATTCGTAAAGCCAATGCGACAATTAACAGCATTACTTTAGCTCCGTTAAGTAATGCTAGTTTAAATCAATTAGTGGTTGATACCTTGAGTTGTTCGAGTAAAACTGCTCAACCCCTAACGCAACTCGTCTATCAAAAAACTCAAGGAAATCCATTTTTTGCAACCCACTTTCTCAAAGTATTATATGAAGATGGGCTGATTACTTTTAATTCCGAGCTAGGGTACTGGCAATGCGATCTTGTTGCTGTGAAAGCACTTGCCCTTACCGATGATGTCGTAGAATTCGTAGCGCTACAGTTGCAAAAGTTGCCAGATGCAACGCAAAATGTGTTGAAATTAGCTGCATGTATTGGCAACCAGTTTGATTTGCTAACCTTAGCAATTGTTTCTGAACAATCGGAAACCGAAACAGCAGCATCTTTATGGAAAGCTTTGCAAGAAGGGTTAGTTTTACCTACTAGTGAAGTTTATAAATTTTTTCAAGATAATGAACATAATTCTGACTCAAACCCCTTAAATTCTAATTTCCAAGTCCCTATCTACAAATTTTTACATGACCGGGTGCAGCAAGCGGCTTACTCTCTAATCCCAGATGAAGAGAAACAATTTACCCATCTTAAAATTGGTCAATTACTCTTACAAAATACCTCTGAATCACAGCAAGAGGAGCGAATTTTCGAGATTGTTAGTCAGTTAAATCGAGGAATACTACTAATTATCCAACCGACTGAACGTCAACAATTAGCTCAGTTAAATCTGAATGCTGGTCGAAAAGCGAAAGAATCTACCGCTTATAGTGCAGCAATTCATTACTTCTATTCTGGAATTCAACTGCTACCGATTAATAGTTGGGAAATCGCCTACGAATTGACTCTAAGTTTATACGAAGAAGCTGCCGAAGCAGCCTTTCTCAACAATGAATTTGAGCAAATGGAATCTCTAATCCAGGTTGTCATCGAAAAAACAACCACCTTACTGGATAGAGTAAAAGTTTATGAAGTGCAACTCCAAGCTTATCAGGTGCGGAATCAATCATTCAAAGCGATCGCAACTGGGCGTGAACTGCTGGCTCAACTTGGGGTAACATTACCTGAATCAGTAACACCTCCAGACATTCAGCAATATGTAGTCAACACGCTCTCCACCTTGGCTGGCAGAAGTATTGAGGGCTTAGTTGATTTGCCATTGATGGATGATATCAAAGCTTTGGTTGCTTTGCGGATTATGGCTAGCATTGCTCCCGCCATCCACCAAACTGCCCCTTATCTGTTCCCAATTATTGCCTGCGAAGAGGTGAATTTATCTCTTAAATACGGCAATGCACCACTTTCTGCACCAGGATATGCAGATTTTGGAATTGTACTTAATATTTGTAACCAACTTGAGTCAGGCTACGAATTTGGCCAGCTAGGTTTAATGCTTGTGGATAGACTTCAAGCAAAATCTGTTCAAAGCATGACTCTATTTAAGGTGGGTGCATTGAATCAATTTAATAAACAACATATTCGCACCTCAATTAGTTTATTACAGGAATCCCATAGTCTTGGATTAGAAACAGGCGATTTTTTTCACGTGCTGGCATCGATGATTTTTAAGTTATTCTATGTCTATTTAAGTGGCACAGAAGTTTTGGAAATTATCTTAGCAGATATCAAAGCCTACGAGTCTAATTATGCCAAAAATCAACGCTTATTAAATTGGTCTAATATCGTCTCTCAAACCATTAAAAATCTCACCGAGTATAGCGACTATCCAGACTCCCTGATTGGTGAAGATTGTCAAGAAGAAGAACTCTTATCTGCGCTCCTCCAAGAAAAGGACGAATTAACACTACATATATTTTTCTTAAGTAAGTTAACACTTAGTTATTTGTTTGAGAATTTTCCGGCAGCAGTTGAAAATGGAAATCAGGGAGAGCAATACCTCGATGGTGGCGCAGGAATGCTATCTGTGCCTGTTTTCTACTATTACGATTCTCTGTCTCGGCTGGCTGTCTATCCAACGGCTGAACCATCTCAACAAGAACAATTACTCTTAAAGGTTGGCGAAAACCAGGAAAAATTGCAGTTTCGAGCCAAATTTGCACCGATGAATTTCCAACACAAATATGATTTGGTGGAAGCCGAACGGCATCGGGTTTTAGGTGAAAAAATAGCAGCAATAGAATTATACGATCGCGCCATAACTCTAGCGAAAGAAAACCAATATATCCAAGAAGAAGCCTTGAGCAATGAGTTAGCTGCCAAGTTCTACCTCGACTGGGGCAAAGAAAAAATCGCCCAAGTTTATATGCAAGAAGCTTATTACTGCTATGCTCGTTGGGGCGCTAAAGCCAAAACTGAAGACTTAGAAAAACGCTATCCTCAACTTCTTGCTCTCATCTTACAAGCGCAATTTAATCACTTTCAACTGAGTTCAACCGTCGATGGATCATCATTCCCACATCAAACCATCCACACAAACCTTTCTAGCAGCAGTATTTCGGAAGCCCTCGATTTTGCCACCATTTTTAAAGTCTCACAAGCTCTCTCCAGTGAAATTCAATTAGAGCAATTGCTCACTACCCTCTTGCAAGTGGTGATGGAAAATGCTGGAGCGAAAAAAGCTGCCCTACTTGTACTCGAACAGGGCAACTTAGTGGTTAAAGCTGTAG encodes:
- a CDS encoding trifunctional serine/threonine-protein kinase/ATP-binding protein/sensor histidine kinase: MVSIPGYHVSKELYNGSRTLVYRANRETDQKSVVIKLMKTAYPSFSELIQFRNQFTIAKNLNLPGIIQTYSLEPYQNGYVLVMEDFGGISLKQWQDRKENRRIGETPQALIEFLQIAIALCNTLDILIRSRIVHKDIKPANILIHPETKEVKLIDFSIASLLPRETQSLMSPNVLEGTLGYLSPEQTGRMNRGIDYRTDFYSLGVTFYELLTGQLPFQSHEPMELVHCHIAKLPPLLGERGQGTGNRQEIPQVLCDIVMKLMAKNAEDRYQSALGLKYDLENCLAQLKETGKIVSFPIAQRDVCDRFIIPEKLYGREHEVETLLKAFERVTNPPESLTKGGLRGVELMLVAGFSGIGKTAIVNEVHKPIVRQRGYFIKGKFDQFNRNIPFSAFVQAFRDLMGQLLSESDVQLSTWKNKILQVLGDEGQVILEVIPELEQIIGQQPPATELSQSAAQNRFNLLFQKFIQIFTTKEHPLVIFLDDLQWADSASLKFIQLLMSESGSGSLLLIGAYRDNEVSTAHQLMLTLAEIRKANATINSITLAPLSNASLNQLVVDTLSCSSKTAQPLTQLVYQKTQGNPFFATHFLKVLYEDGLITFNSELGYWQCDLVAVKALALTDDVVEFVALQLQKLPDATQNVLKLAACIGNQFDLLTLAIVSEQSETETAASLWKALQEGLVLPTSEVYKFFQDNEHNSDSNPLNSNFQVPIYKFLHDRVQQAAYSLIPDEEKQFTHLKIGQLLLQNTSESQQEERIFEIVSQLNRGILLIIQPTERQQLAQLNLNAGRKAKESTAYSAAIHYFYSGIQLLPINSWEIAYELTLSLYEEAAEAAFLNNEFEQMESLIQVVIEKTTTLLDRVKVYEVQLQAYQVRNQSFKAIATGRELLAQLGVTLPESVTPPDIQQYVVNTLSTLAGRSIEGLVDLPLMDDIKALVALRIMASIAPAIHQTAPYLFPIIACEEVNLSLKYGNAPLSAPGYADFGIVLNICNQLESGYEFGQLGLMLVDRLQAKSVQSMTLFKVGALNQFNKQHIRTSISLLQESHSLGLETGDFFHVLASMIFKLFYVYLSGTEVLEIILADIKAYESNYAKNQRLLNWSNIVSQTIKNLTEYSDYPDSLIGEDCQEEELLSALLQEKDELTLHIFFLSKLTLSYLFENFPAAVENGNQGEQYLDGGAGMLSVPVFYYYDSLSRLAVYPTAEPSQQEQLLLKVGENQEKLQFRAKFAPMNFQHKYDLVEAERHRVLGEKIAAIELYDRAITLAKENQYIQEEALSNELAAKFYLDWGKEKIAQVYMQEAYYCYARWGAKAKTEDLEKRYPQLLALILQAQFNHFQLSSTVDGSSFPHQTIHTNLSSSSISEALDFATIFKVSQALSSEIQLEQLLTTLLQVVMENAGAKKAALLVLEQGNLVVKAVATINEGVTIVSVPLSSSQNIPIALVNYVKHSLKTVVLDDATAKNDFITDQYFMQEQPKSVLCTSILRHGQLIGLLYLENKLTIGAFTSDRLEVIQLLCAQAAISLENARLYQESQNYAQQLERSLQELEHTQLQMVQNEKMATLGNLVAGVAHEINNPIGFLKGSLNNAEEYIQDLFAHIQCYQQHHPNPAIAVIEHGEEIDLEFLTEDLPKLVGSMKVASERIKDISISLRTFSRADTTEKVACNLHEGIESTLLILKYRLKANEKRPAIEVITEYGKLPPVKCFLGQLNQVFMNILANAIDALDTSCEGLSFAQAQANHHQILIHSEVSSEQNMVVIRIKDNGQGMPEEIRSRIFDHLFTTKEVGKGTGLGLAIARQIVEETHNGRLSCNSVLGEGTEFVIEIPVF
- a CDS encoding 5-(carboxyamino)imidazole ribonucleotide synthase, translated to MKRVGVIGGGQLAWMMADAAQKLGVELIVQTPSVHDPAVSIAQETVFAPVDDASATEILAKKCDVITFENEFVNLQALSGLAQQGVCFRPKLEALAPLLDKYHQRCYLRDLDLPVPQFFALDEVENIKSKIEYLGFPVVLKSRRHGYDGQGTFIIQDFAILEQKLSDESTTKTLNQSLFLLEEFVPFERELAIIAARSVEGEIVTYPVVETQQEQQVCRRVIAPAEITPNQVAEIQAIAHTLLNSLEVVGIFGIELFLRADGKILVNEIAPRTHNSGHFSLDACETSQFEQHLRAVCGLPLGNPALQCTGAVMVNLLGYENSHSDYQSQRQQIAEIPQAHVHWYGKTESRPGRKLGHVTVLLDNQNQESATAYANDIAHTIESIWYPR